The Candidatus Methanoperedens sp. genome has a window encoding:
- a CDS encoding signal peptidase I, whose translation MYLTTYYIAFVLLTTIVLLLLYKRILYDYNPFESMMNKYYENERNSKINNYIRYVYKKPADLQMIIFSESLTLMGVLLIIFFIITNSLFFTAIISDSMRPSFEKNDLVLIQNIQRTYDEGDIIMFKTPDTSKPILHRIVLKSDSDNIRTAGDAIGQMDWWVLKEEDIIGKAILIHGRPLVIEDIGKFFILDENSEEYGVFKQEYGNYFLFFEIVKFYGYIIAAASLILYIIFTVRTKPWQD comes from the coding sequence ATGTATTTAACAACATATTATATAGCGTTTGTTCTTTTGACAACTATTGTTTTATTGTTACTATATAAAAGAATATTATACGATTATAATCCTTTTGAATCTATGATGAACAAATATTATGAAAATGAACGAAATTCAAAAATAAATAATTATATTAGATACGTATATAAAAAGCCAGCTGATCTCCAAATGATAATATTTTCAGAAAGTTTAACATTAATGGGCGTTCTTCTTATCATTTTCTTTATCATAACCAATAGTTTGTTTTTCACTGCAATAATATCGGATAGTATGCGCCCATCCTTTGAAAAAAATGACCTGGTTTTAATTCAAAATATTCAGCGAACATATGATGAGGGAGATATTATCATGTTCAAAACACCCGATACCTCAAAACCGATTCTTCATAGAATTGTCTTAAAATCAGACAGTGATAATATTCGTACGGCAGGTGATGCCATAGGCCAGATGGACTGGTGGGTGCTCAAAGAAGAAGATATTATTGGAAAAGCTATTCTGATACACGGCAGGCCCCTCGTCATTGAAGACATTGGAAAATTTTTTATACTCGATGAGAATAGCGAGGAGTATGGTGTTTTCAAACAGGAATATGGTAATTATTTCTTATTTTTTGAAATAGTTAAGTTTTACGGATATATCATTGCTGCGGCTTCATTGATATTATATATAATATTTACGGTCAGGACAAAACCATGGCAGGATTAG